Proteins co-encoded in one Candidatus Palauibacter australiensis genomic window:
- a CDS encoding sigma-70 family RNA polymerase sigma factor, translating into MTEPQLIQRLRDGDQDAARALYDAHVDRVFRICYRFAGEDHLAQDFTQETFVRAFTKIDTFRGEAAFGTWLGSIATTVSLNGLRKVKRFRSRETALHEDLRSTRGLSSLEPDVKERLHRAIDELPAGYRTVFLLHDLEGYTHEEIGTMLGIKAGTSKSQLFRARSRLREKLADFAGEWAC; encoded by the coding sequence GTGACGGAACCGCAACTCATTCAGCGGCTCAGGGACGGAGACCAGGACGCGGCGCGCGCGTTGTACGACGCGCACGTCGACCGGGTGTTCCGGATCTGCTACCGGTTCGCGGGCGAGGACCATCTCGCCCAGGATTTTACGCAGGAGACGTTCGTGCGGGCGTTCACGAAGATCGACACGTTTCGCGGCGAGGCCGCGTTCGGGACGTGGCTGGGATCGATCGCCACGACGGTGTCGCTGAACGGGCTCCGCAAGGTGAAGCGCTTTCGCAGCCGCGAGACCGCGCTGCACGAGGACCTCCGCTCGACCCGCGGCCTGAGCAGCCTCGAGCCCGACGTCAAGGAGCGGCTGCACCGCGCCATTGACGAACTTCCCGCCGGCTATCGAACCGTCTTCCTGCTGCACGACCTCGAGGGCTACACGCACGAGGAGATCGGGACGATGCTCGGCATCAAGGCCGGGACGTCCAAGTCGCAGCTCTTCCGGGCGCGCAGCCGCCTGCGGGAGAAGCTCGCGGACTTCGCGGGAGAATGGGCATGCTGA